From a single Rutidosis leptorrhynchoides isolate AG116_Rl617_1_P2 chromosome 5, CSIRO_AGI_Rlap_v1, whole genome shotgun sequence genomic region:
- the LOC139847671 gene encoding protein neprosin-like: protein MASFHWEKSKEICFCFHFSKRQEEGKCTKQKQETETKTDLFRTTTQVHTNMDLTSSFQTLPIISTFVFFLLLFSTIFPAISASQFEDFRRSNQTFRPGEESKKMRLIRTHLLNINKPSVKIIQSPDGDIMDCVMVHHQPAFDHPTLKGTKPLDPPERPSGYHHSGSENYQLWSLSGESCPEGTIPIRRTTEQDILRASSIKRFGRKNIRPVRRDFSNDGHEHAVGYVTGEQYYGAKASINVWDPKVTDQYEFSLAQLWVISGSFGDDLNTLEAGWQVSQELYGDNRPRFFTYWTSDSYQATGCYNLLCSGFVQTNNKIAIGAAISPTSSYNGGQFDISLMIWKDPKHGNWWLEFGSGVLVGYWPASLFSNLRGHANMVQFGGEVVNSQASGSHTSTQMGSGHFPAEGFGKATYIRNMQVVDWDNSLIPLSNMKVTADKPNCYDVRGGINNVWGNYIYFGGPGRSQMCP, encoded by the exons ATGGCTAGTTTTCATTGGGAGAAATCAAAGGAAATTTGTTTTTGTTTTCATTTTAGcaagagacaagaagaaggcaaatgCACAAAACAAAAACAAGAAACAGAAACAAAAACAGATTTGTTTAGAACAacaacacaagtacatacaaatatGGATCTCACTTCTAGTTTTCAAACTCTTCCAATcatttcaacctttgttttcttccTTTTGTTATTTTCTACCATTTTTCCCGCAATTTCGGCCTCGCAATTTGAAGATTTTCGACGATCGAATCAAACTTTTCGACCCGGGGAAGAATCAAAGAAAATGAGATTGATTAGAACCCACCTATTGAATATCAACAAACCTTCTGTTAAAATTATTCAG AGTCCAGATGGGGATATAATGGATTGTGTGATGGTTCATCATCAGCCAGCTTTTGATCATCCAACATTAAAGGGAACAAAGCCATTG GATCCACCGGAGAGGCCAAGTGGGTATCACCATTCAGGATCGGAAAACTATCAGTTATGGAGTTTATCCGGCGAATCTTGCCCGGAGGGAACAATTCCGATCAGACGAACAACGGAACAAGATATTTTACGAGCAAGTTCCATTAAAAGATTCGGTAGAAAGAATATAAGACCAGTTAGAAGAGACTTTAGTAACGATGGTCATGAG CATGCAGTTGGTTATGTAACTGGAGAACAATACTACGGAGCAAAAGCAAGTATAAACGTATGGGATCCAAAGGTGACCGATCAATACGAGTTCAGTCTTGCGCAATTATGGGTTATTTCTGGTTCATTTGGTGATGATCTTAACACCCTTGAAGCTGGCTGGCAG GTTAGCCAAGAGTTGTATGGGGACAATCGCCCAAGATTCTTTACTTATTGGACT AGCGATTCATATCAAGCTACTGGATGCTACAACCTGTTATGCTCGGGTTTCGTTCAAACGAATAATAAGATTGCGATCGGAGCAGCTATATCTCCAACATCATCTTACAATGGTGGACAATTCGATATTAGCTTAATGATATGGAAG GATCCAAAACATGGAAATTGGTGGCTCGAGTTTGGATCAGGAGTTTTAGTCGGATACTGGCCCGCTTCTTTGTTCTCTAACCTTCGTGGTCACGCAAATATGGTACAATTCGGGGGTGAAGTTGTGAATAGTCAAGCGTCGGGGTCTCATACATCAACCCAAATGGGAAGTGGGCATTTTCCGGCTGAAGGGTTTGGGAAAGCGACGTATATAAGAAATATGCAAGTCGTCGATTGGGATAATAGCTTAATCCCGTTGTCAAATATGAAAGTGACAGCTGATAAACCGAATTGTTATGATGTAAGAGGTGGGATTAATAATGTTTGGggtaactatatatattttggtggCCCGGGTAGAAGTCAGATGTGCCCTTGA